One Tamlana carrageenivorans genomic region harbors:
- a CDS encoding ABC transporter ATP-binding protein, translating to MNNFYNLLQYAKPYKKFAIGHVISNIFYALFGTLSFVALIPMLDVLFKPKEVSAAPAVKPVYEGLGNIDDYGKDLLAYEVSQHAGSDPQKALFLVVSLIIILFLLKNIFGYMANYFMVFLRNGVVRDLRTAVYKKTVSLPLAYFSDQKKGDIMARVTSDVSTLQYSMLPMLELIAREPLMIIFTIGTMFILSTKLTLFVFIFIPISGFIISRIGKTLKKKSDRVQREQGTILSILEETLTGLRIIKGFNAEDKFSKKFQDSSDRSYHYSNKLLNRQNLASPTSEFLGILVIGILLWYGGQLVLIDKSLDGSSFIAFMGLAYNIMVPAKAISRGIYNVKQGSASAERIQEIIDTPNPLKDIENAIEKERFDSEIKFDNIWFKYKDDYVLKNFSLNIPKGKTVALVGQSGSGKSTIANLITRFYDVNKGEILIDGINIKNLATKSLRDQLGIVTQDAILFNETIKNNLKLGNDEASDEDIIEALKVANAWEFVKELPEGIETNIGDAGNKLSGGQKQRLSIARAVLKSPPIMVLDEATSALDTESERLVQEALENMMKNRTSIVIAHRLSTIQKADEIVVLNKGEIVEQGKHSELLAKKGVYQKLVAMQSFE from the coding sequence ATGAATAATTTTTATAACCTTTTACAATACGCCAAACCGTATAAAAAGTTTGCTATTGGGCATGTCATATCAAATATATTTTATGCTCTATTTGGCACCTTATCGTTCGTTGCACTAATTCCCATGCTTGATGTTCTTTTTAAGCCTAAGGAAGTTAGTGCAGCACCTGCTGTAAAGCCCGTTTATGAAGGGCTTGGCAATATCGACGACTACGGCAAGGACTTGCTAGCATACGAAGTTAGTCAGCACGCTGGTAGCGATCCTCAAAAAGCCCTATTTCTTGTGGTTAGCCTAATTATTATCCTATTCTTGTTAAAAAACATTTTTGGGTATATGGCCAACTACTTCATGGTTTTTCTAAGAAATGGCGTAGTAAGAGACTTAAGAACGGCCGTTTACAAAAAAACAGTAAGCCTACCACTCGCCTACTTTTCTGATCAAAAAAAAGGTGATATCATGGCTAGAGTAACCTCCGATGTATCGACATTACAGTACTCGATGCTTCCCATGCTAGAACTTATCGCTAGAGAACCTCTAATGATTATTTTCACCATCGGGACCATGTTTATTTTAAGTACTAAACTCACCCTATTTGTGTTTATTTTTATTCCTATATCTGGATTTATTATTTCTAGAATTGGAAAAACACTAAAGAAAAAATCGGATCGTGTACAAAGAGAACAGGGTACTATTCTTTCTATTTTAGAAGAAACATTAACAGGCTTACGAATTATTAAAGGTTTTAATGCTGAAGATAAATTCAGCAAAAAATTTCAAGATTCATCAGATCGGTCTTACCATTATTCTAATAAACTATTAAATCGTCAAAATTTAGCATCCCCTACCAGTGAGTTTTTAGGTATTTTGGTTATTGGTATTTTACTTTGGTATGGCGGGCAGTTGGTACTTATAGACAAATCGTTGGATGGTAGTTCGTTTATTGCTTTTATGGGATTAGCTTACAATATTATGGTGCCTGCAAAAGCAATTTCTCGTGGTATTTATAATGTAAAACAAGGTAGCGCTTCCGCGGAAAGAATCCAGGAAATTATTGATACGCCTAACCCATTAAAGGATATTGAAAACGCCATTGAAAAAGAAAGGTTCGATAGTGAAATCAAATTTGATAACATTTGGTTTAAGTATAAAGACGATTACGTTTTAAAGAATTTCAGTTTAAACATTCCTAAAGGAAAAACCGTTGCGCTTGTAGGGCAATCTGGTAGTGGAAAATCTACCATTGCCAACCTCATCACCCGTTTTTACGATGTGAACAAAGGGGAAATACTTATAGACGGAATTAATATTAAAAATCTAGCAACGAAATCTTTGCGTGATCAACTGGGCATAGTGACTCAAGATGCCATTCTTTTTAATGAAACCATAAAAAACAACCTAAAACTAGGGAATGATGAAGCTTCTGATGAAGACATCATTGAAGCTTTAAAAGTTGCTAATGCTTGGGAATTTGTTAAAGAACTTCCTGAAGGTATTGAAACCAATATTGGTGACGCTGGAAACAAATTGTCTGGCGGACAAAAACAACGTTTAAGTATTGCCCGTGCCGTACTTAAGAGTCCGCCAATCATGGTTTTAGACGAGGCGACATCAGCCCTTGATACCGAAAGCGAACGACTAGTTCAGGAAGCTTTAGAGAATATGATGAAAAACAGAACCTCTATTGTTATCGCACACCGCCTTTCAACTATACAAAAAGCCGATGAAATTGTAGTTCTAAACAAAGGAGAAATCGTTGAACAAGGCAAACACAGTGAACTTCTCGCCAAAAAAGGCGTTTACCAAAAGTTGGTGGCTATGCAAAGTTTCGAATAA
- a CDS encoding RNA polymerase sigma factor, with product MTDEITLIEQLQSDHQKDQAFKALLSQYKERLYWHIRHIVKSHDDADDVLQNTFIKIYKNIHNFKGDSKLFSWMYRIATNESLTFLNKKAKQLQITNEELQTASINNLTSDVYFEGDQIQLKLQQAIASLPEKQQLVFNMKYFQDLKYKDMAEILNTSEGALKASYHIAVKKIETYLTQD from the coding sequence GTGACCGACGAAATAACACTAATAGAACAGCTACAATCTGATCACCAAAAGGATCAAGCCTTTAAGGCCTTATTAAGCCAATATAAAGAACGCTTGTATTGGCACATTCGTCATATTGTTAAATCTCACGACGACGCCGACGATGTTTTACAGAACACCTTTATAAAAATTTATAAAAACATACATAATTTTAAAGGGGACAGTAAGTTATTTTCATGGATGTACCGCATTGCAACAAACGAGTCTTTAACTTTTTTAAACAAAAAAGCCAAGCAGTTACAAATTACCAACGAAGAGCTACAAACAGCTTCCATTAATAATTTAACCTCAGATGTTTATTTTGAAGGCGACCAAATTCAATTAAAATTACAACAAGCCATTGCATCCCTTCCAGAAAAACAACAATTGGTATTTAATATGAAATACTTTCAAGATCTAAAATATAAGGATATGGCAGAAATATTAAACACAAGTGAAGGGGCTTTAAAAGCTTCATACCATATTGCGGTAAAAAAAATTGAAACCTATTTAACCCAAGATTAA
- a CDS encoding sensor of ECF-type sigma factor, whose amino-acid sequence MKKILLILLFCYSLSVTAQNNKRDHIKALKVAYITEKLDFTPSEAQNFWPVYNAYEEKYSQIKHDELRQIRKEIKSNFDTMTDAQAKTLIDKQNKAEMQLHQLRMDFNKDLAKIIPPKKIILLKVSEEDFRRKMFEEFKKRRGEKR is encoded by the coding sequence ATGAAAAAGATACTTCTTATACTCCTATTTTGCTATTCACTTTCAGTTACAGCACAAAATAACAAACGTGATCATATCAAAGCTTTGAAAGTTGCTTATATCACAGAAAAACTAGACTTCACACCTAGCGAAGCACAAAATTTTTGGCCTGTTTACAACGCTTACGAAGAAAAATATAGCCAAATTAAACATGATGAATTAAGACAAATTCGAAAGGAAATTAAATCGAATTTCGATACCATGACCGATGCGCAGGCAAAAACCTTAATTGATAAACAAAATAAAGCGGAGATGCAATTACATCAGCTTCGCATGGATTTTAATAAAGACCTTGCTAAAATCATTCCTCCGAAAAAAATAATTTTACTTAAAGTTTCGGAAGAAGATTTTAGAAGAAAAATGTTTGAAGAGTTTAAAAAACGTAGAGGCGAAAAACGTTAG